In Salifodinibacter halophilus, the following proteins share a genomic window:
- a CDS encoding methenyltetrahydromethanopterin cyclohydrolase, with protein sequence LVAEEAEFRELGYTDAFDLSVLTLESDVLPTEVAAQVIAERAEVNTDGLYLPAYAAASTAGSVSAAARAAEMATFRLFEAGYDPQDIQSVN encoded by the coding sequence CTCGTCGCCGAGGAGGCGGAGTTCCGCGAACTCGGCTACACGGACGCGTTCGACCTCTCCGTGTTGACGCTCGAATCGGACGTGCTCCCGACCGAGGTCGCCGCACAGGTGATCGCGGAGCGCGCCGAGGTGAACACGGACGGTCTCTACCTCCCGGCGTACGCCGCGGCCTCGACGGCAGGAAGCGTCTCCGCGGCGGCGCGCGCGGCGGAGATGGCGACGTTCCGCCTCTTCGAGGCGGGCTACGACCCGCAGGACATCCAGTCGGTGAACG